A genomic stretch from Desulfurellaceae bacterium includes:
- a CDS encoding LLM class flavin-dependent oxidoreductase: protein MKFGILQFFSWPGRRVSLPTVYERTLQRIEIMDRAGYDAVWLTEHHFTDYSVCPSIPVMGSYAAARTQRLRIGTGVSLAALYHPLRLAEEIALLDILSGGRVNWGVGRGFDVNEFRAFDVPLDESQARFRESVDIVLRAWTDERLHYTGQYYTFDGVEVLPKPLQQPHPPVWTAASSPAAIAWSAALGYSILMDPHSTHAEIGQKWASYRDQLEHHGHSISGRDIPMARLLAIAPTDAQARQVASQGARWLIDAYVDPKRFGVVGDPVQNYVDRVIIHGSPERVVDELARLHQDIHLDYLIGAPLSHQSFVLLTEKVLPRLN from the coding sequence GTGAAATTCGGCATTCTCCAGTTCTTCAGCTGGCCCGGCCGGCGGGTCAGCCTGCCGACCGTGTATGAGCGGACGCTGCAGCGCATCGAGATCATGGACCGCGCCGGCTATGACGCGGTGTGGCTGACCGAGCACCACTTCACCGATTACAGCGTGTGCCCGTCCATTCCGGTCATGGGCAGCTATGCGGCGGCTCGGACACAGCGTTTGCGCATCGGCACCGGGGTGAGTCTGGCCGCCCTCTACCACCCGCTGCGCCTGGCCGAGGAGATTGCCCTGCTCGACATCCTGTCCGGCGGGCGGGTCAACTGGGGCGTCGGACGGGGCTTTGATGTCAACGAATTTCGGGCCTTTGACGTGCCGCTGGACGAGAGCCAGGCCCGCTTCCGTGAGAGCGTCGATATTGTGCTTCGAGCCTGGACGGATGAGCGGCTGCACTACACCGGCCAGTACTACACCTTTGACGGGGTGGAGGTGCTGCCCAAGCCGCTCCAGCAGCCCCACCCGCCGGTGTGGACTGCGGCGTCCTCGCCGGCCGCCATCGCCTGGTCGGCCGCCCTGGGTTATTCGATTCTCATGGACCCCCACTCGACCCACGCCGAGATCGGCCAAAAATGGGCCAGCTACCGGGATCAGCTGGAGCACCACGGCCATTCGATCAGCGGCCGAGATATCCCCATGGCCCGGCTGCTGGCCATCGCGCCGACCGACGCCCAGGCCAGACAGGTCGCCAGCCAGGGCGCGCGCTGGCTGATCGACGCCTATGTCGACCCCAAGCGCTTCGGCGTTGTCGGCGATCCGGTCCAGAACTATGTGGACCGGGTCATTATTCACGGCTCGCCCGAGCGGGTGGTCGATGAGCTGGCGCGCCTGCACCAGGACATCCACCTCGACTATCTGATCGGTGCGCCGCTCAGCCACCAGAGCTTTGTACTGTTGACCGAAAAGGTCCTGCCACGCCTGAACTGA
- a CDS encoding PIN domain-containing protein, with protein sequence MAGTSSVDDSAYTQEHMTLLLDTHFVIWLVLGSSRLSAFPWLDRYRPWGVSPVSLLEIQYLAEIGRITIQNPAFTEMLLRDERFLIDEVPLLSLVRHALDQSWTRDPFDRLLAAHSHARRTPICSVDRMIREHHPLLAQELRER encoded by the coding sequence ATGGCAGGGACCTCCTCGGTCGATGACTCCGCTTACACACAAGAACACATGACGCTTTTGCTCGACACCCACTTCGTGATCTGGCTCGTACTCGGCTCCTCCAGGCTCTCCGCATTTCCCTGGCTCGACCGCTATCGTCCCTGGGGCGTTTCGCCCGTCTCTCTTCTGGAGATCCAATATCTGGCCGAAATCGGACGCATCACCATTCAGAATCCGGCCTTTACCGAAATGCTCCTGCGCGATGAGCGGTTTCTTATTGATGAAGTCCCGCTTCTCTCCCTCGTTCGGCATGCATTGGACCAGTCCTGGACACGAGATCCCTTTGATCGTTTATTAGCTGCCCACAGTCACGCGCGTCGTACTCCGATATGTAGTGTGGATCGGATGATAAGAGAGCATCATCCGCTGCTGGCGCAGGAGCTTAGAGAGCGCTGA
- a CDS encoding LLM class flavin-dependent oxidoreductase — protein MKFTWFNLMPWPHLPDNFREDYRSVWVDLPNSLYDPKKGHFVYHQYMDQLEYADSLGFDGIGVNEHHQNGYGLMPSPNIIAAGLARRTSQAALAVIGNSIALYNPPIRVAEEFAMLDVISGGRLLAGFPVGTSMDTNYCYGQIPAITRDKYAEAHELIMRAWAEEEPFAFDGKYNQLRWVNCWPKPIQQPHPPVYIPGGGSIETWDFCLDNDYNYSYLSFTGYLRGKQLMDGYWDRVAERGKDESPYRGAFAQTICVADTDQEAEKLYAEHVSYFYNRCLHVYNGFADAPGYRTIKTIKANVLNALSEDMQQTFPTLTWKQLLDEGYVIAGSPATVRDRMKDMIQGLHVGHVFCLIHIGNMPDWKTRYSTQLFAEQVMPQLRDMWPDWKDDNRWWCKPMDERLEPETTIEKARANGRIPL, from the coding sequence ATGAAGTTTACCTGGTTCAACCTGATGCCGTGGCCGCATCTGCCGGATAATTTCCGAGAGGACTACCGCTCGGTGTGGGTGGATTTACCCAATAGCCTCTACGACCCCAAAAAGGGCCATTTCGTCTACCACCAGTATATGGACCAGTTGGAATACGCCGACTCGCTGGGCTTTGACGGTATCGGCGTGAATGAGCACCACCAGAACGGCTATGGCCTGATGCCCTCGCCCAACATCATTGCCGCCGGCCTGGCCCGGCGGACCTCCCAGGCGGCCCTGGCGGTGATCGGCAACTCGATTGCCCTGTACAACCCGCCGATCCGGGTGGCCGAGGAGTTTGCCATGCTGGACGTGATTTCGGGCGGTCGGCTGCTGGCCGGCTTCCCGGTCGGCACGTCCATGGATACCAACTATTGCTACGGCCAGATTCCGGCCATCACCCGCGACAAATACGCCGAGGCGCACGAACTCATCATGCGCGCCTGGGCCGAGGAAGAACCCTTCGCCTTTGACGGTAAATACAACCAGCTGCGCTGGGTCAACTGCTGGCCCAAGCCCATCCAGCAGCCGCACCCGCCGGTCTATATTCCGGGTGGCGGCTCGATTGAAACCTGGGATTTCTGTCTGGATAACGACTACAACTACTCGTATCTGTCGTTCACCGGCTATCTGCGCGGCAAGCAGCTGATGGACGGCTACTGGGACCGGGTTGCTGAGCGCGGCAAGGACGAGTCGCCGTACCGGGGTGCGTTTGCCCAGACCATCTGTGTGGCCGACACCGATCAGGAAGCCGAAAAGCTGTACGCCGAGCACGTCAGCTATTTCTATAACCGGTGTCTGCACGTCTACAACGGCTTTGCCGACGCACCGGGCTATCGGACGATCAAGACCATCAAGGCGAATGTCCTGAACGCCCTGAGCGAAGACATGCAGCAGACCTTTCCGACCCTGACCTGGAAGCAGCTGCTTGACGAGGGCTACGTCATTGCCGGCAGCCCGGCGACGGTGCGCGACCGGATGAAAGACATGATCCAGGGCTTGCACGTCGGGCATGTTTTCTGCCTGATCCACATCGGCAATATGCCGGATTGGAAAACGCGCTACTCGACCCAGCTGTTCGCCGAACAGGTCATGCCCCAGCTGCGCGACATGTGGCCGGACTGGAAGGATGACAACCGCTGGTGGTGCAAGCCCATGGACGAGCGGCTGGAACCCGAGACGACTATCGAAAAAGCCCGGGCCAACGGAAGGATCCCGCTGTGA